The Caulobacter sp. FWC2 region CGCCCGGCAGCAGGTAGCGGTCTTCCAGGGTGGTCTTGCCGAAATCGGTCAGCAGGGCGTCACGCGAGCGATCGACCTGCACCTTCTGCACTAGCGCCAGCTGCGGGCGCTTGGCGGGCTTGATGGCCGCCAGTCGGGCCTCGTTTCGGACGCTCGTCTTCGCCGCTTCACTGCCGTTCATGACCAAATCCATTGCTCAATCAGCGTGGTCCGGAGAAGGGAATGCCCCGGCTCAGCCGCTATATCTTGTGGCTGAGGAGCCCCCTCAACCCACATATGGGGCCACAGTGGTGAATGACTCGTCAACGGCCCGAGCTCGAGTTTTTCGTTAACAACCTGTGAACGGGCGCAAGTTGCGTAGGCGGGACAAGGGGTTGCCTAGCCGAACTTTTTTCACCCGCGACAGGACGCCGCAAGACGCTCCAGGACATCCGCCCCCGGACAACAGCGTTCATTAACAGGAGGGCCACAAGGGATAGTGGCCCGCGGTGGAGGGCGCTCGCGCGCTCGCCTCTCGCGCGACCACCGCGAAAGCCCCGGAAACCGGGCCTTCGGGTCAGATATGGGGTCGGCCGCCCCGCCGCCAAGCGGCGCCAGACGGCTCAAATGAAGCAGGCCAGGCGCCGACATAGAGAAAGGGCCCGGCGTCGCCGCCGGGCCCTCCCAAGTCTTCAGTCGATTCGATCTTAGAAGTTGATCGAGATCGTGGAACGGCGGTTCAGCGGTTCCTTCACACCGTCGCCGGTGGCGACGGCCGGAGCGCTTTCGCCCTTCCAGTCGACGCCGAGCACGGCGGCCGGGACACCTTGCGAGACCAGGGCGTCAGCGACGGCCTTGGCGCGGCGTTCCGAGAGCTTGGCGTTGTACTTCGGCGAACCCGACGTGTCGGTGTGGCCGACGACGACGATCTTGGTCGCGTGACCATCGTTCGAGTACTTCGCGGCTTCCGAAACCACCGACTGCGCTTCCGTCGTCAGGACCGATTGGTCGAACGGGAAGTACACGATGAACTCGCGGGCCTCATACTGCGGCGGCGGCGGAGGCGGCGGCGGCGGGGGAGGCGGGGGAGGCGGCGGCGGGGGAGGCGGCGGGGGCGGCGGGGGCGGCGGCGGCGGGGGCGGCGACGCGAACGAGTAGCGCAGACCCACGGTCAGCGACTGGTCCTTGTACTGGCCCTTGAAGGCGCCCGGCTGGATGAAGTTCGAACCCGTCGACGACCAGTTGTGCTGAGCGCCGGTGATGTAGCGGTAGGTGACGTCGATCTTCAGCTTGTCAGTCGCCTTGATCGAGGCGCCGGCCAGACCTTGGTAGGCGAACGCGACATCGTCGTCGTCAACCGTCAGGTTCTGGATCGCCGGGTTGGTCAGGCCGCTGGCAGGCGGGAAAGCCGCAACGGTCGGGACGTTGCTGAACTGGCCCAGGGCCTTGACGTCCAGACGGTTGATGCCGACGCCGACGCCGACGAAGGGGTTCAGCCAGGCGTCCGGAGCAAAGTCATAAATGACGTTCGCCATCAGGGTCCAGGCGTCGATCGAGCCGCTCGGCGAGCCGCAGGTCGGGGCAGCCGGGGTGCGCGACACGCCGGGGGTGCAGAGGCCGATCGGCGAACGCACGGCCGGGCCGCGGACGCTCACCAGATCGCCGGGGCGATAGCCGCCTTCGACTTCAGCGCGAACGTGCGGGTTGAATTGGTAGCCAAGGCGGACGAAGCCGGTCCAGTCCTTCTCGGACTTCCACGACCAGTGAGCGAATTCGCCATCCGGCAGCGTCTGGCTCGACTGCGAGCCGAGCGCTTGCGGCCAGTGGTAGCCGAGGTCGACCGCGCCGTACCAGCCGGTCTCTTGGGCCGAAACGCCCGACGCGGCGAACACCGCGACCAGAGCAGCTCCTGCCAGGAGGTTGAGTTTCATCGTTGAAGAGCCCTCTATTGCCCTGCCCAGGCCGGATACCGACCGAGCACTGTTATACCAAGGCGAACGCCACGGGAAAGTGTCAGCAAAGACACACTCGTCAGGTTTCGCCCTCCTGCCCTTTGCTCAGGAAAGCCAAACAAGACCGCCCCTCAGAAATCTACTTCCGAGCGTGCCCACCGACATCCACTGCAGATAAGCGTCAGCTTCGTTGGGTTCGCACGTGAACAGGTCGCGCGCAAGGGCTTCAAGGCGGGAAACAGTCAAGCATTCGCGAAGCGTCGCCCAAAAACCGCACATTTTAACCTCTTGCGTCAGGTCATCGACCAACTTGACCCTAGTCCAGAGTGGTTCGGTACCGCGCCATGGCCAGACCGGCGATCACCACGACAAACAATCCGAGCGCGGAGAGACTTGGCCATAGCTGCGCTGCGTCCAGTCCCTTGAGCAAGGCGCCGCGCACCACCCTGAGAAAGTGTGTCACCGGTATCACGCTGCCCAGGGCCTGGGCCCAGGCCGGCATGCCCCGGAAGGGAAACATGAAGCCCGACAGCAGGATCGAGGGCATGATGTAGAAGAACGACATCTGCATCGCCTGCAGCTGGGTCCGGGCCACCGTCGAGATCAGGAAGCCCAGCGCCAGCGACCCGACGATGAACAGCAGCACCCCCAGAGCGAGCGCGAGCCAGCCGCCCGCCATCGGCACGGCGAATAGCGCCTTGGCCAGGACCAGGATCACCACCGTCTGGATCACGCCCACGGCGACATAGGGCGTCAGCTTGCCGATCATCACCTCGACCGGCCGGGCCGGCGTGGCCAGCAGGCTCTCCATGGTGCCACGCTCATATTCCCGCGTGACGCCCAGGGCGGTCATCATGACCAGGGTCATCGACAGGATCACGCCCAGCAGGCCCGGCACGATGTTGTAGGCGGTGATGGCTTCAGGATTGTAGCGGCGGTGGATCACCACCTCGAACGGATCGCCGCCCAGGCCTCCCTGGCTTTTCGAGGCCACGGCGCCCACGAGATCCCGCGACAGCGCCGTGCGCGGCAGGCTGGCCAGGGCCGCGATCGCGCCGCCGGTGGCCACAGGATCGGAGGCGTCGGCCTCGACCAGGATCTGGGCGTCGTCGCCGCGCACCACGCGCCGGGTGAAGCCGGCGGGAATCGTCAGGGCGAACTGCACCTGCCCGCTCGCCACGGCCGCGTCCAGTTCCTGGGGAGACGTCGCGGTGCGGACGATCTCGAAATAGCCGCTATTGACCAGGGCCGACAGGGTCGAGCGCGCCATCGGCCCCTGGTCCTGCACCAGCACCGCCGTCGGCAGGTTTCGCGGGTCGTTGTTGATGGCGTAGCCGAACAGCAGCAGCTGCACGATCGGCATGACCAGGATCATGGCGTAGGTCAGCCGGTCGCGGGTGAGCTGGATGAACTCCTTGATCAAGACCGCCAGGATGCGGGCGCCGGAAAGACCCCTCCCCCCGCCGCCTCGGGCGCTCATTGGAAATTGTCCGACGACTGGTCCATCAGCCGGATGAATACGTCCTCCAGGGTCGGCTGGACCTCGGTCCATTCCAGCGGCGGCTTGCGATAGGGCGCGATGGCCGCCTCCAGCGCCGCGCGGTCGGTCCCGCTGACGTGCAGCGCCGCCCCGAACGGCGCGGCCATCAGCACGCCGGGGGCCTTGGCCAGGTCCTGGGCCAGGCGATCAGCCCCCAGGCCATCGCCGGTCTGTCCTTCCGCCCGGAAGGTGACGAGGCCGCTCCCTGCGATCACCTCATCGGCGGTCCCCCGGGCCATCAGCTTGCCGTAGGCGATATAGGCGATGTCGTGGCAGCGCTCGGCCTCGTCCATGTAGTGGGTCGAGACCATCACGGTCAGACCCTCGGCCGACAGGGCGTGGATCTCGTCCCAGAATTCGCGCCGCGCCTTGGGATCGACCCCGGCGGTCGGCTCGTCCAGCAGCAGCAGCCTGGGTCCGTGCAGGATGGCGGCGGCCAGGGCCAGGCGCTGCTTCCAGCCGCCGGAAAGACTGCCGGCCAGCTGCTTCTTGCGCGCGGTCAGGCCCAGGCGGTCCAGGCTGTCCTTCACCCGCTGGCGTCGGCCGTCCAGCTCGTGGACCCGCGCCACGAAGTCGAGGTTCTCCTCGATCGACAGGTCCTCATAGAGCGAGAACTTCTGGGTCATGTAGCCGGTCTGCCGTTTCACGGCCTCGGCGTCCTGCCGGAAGTCCAGGCCCAGCACCTCGCCCTCGCCGCTGTCGGGGGTCAGCAGGCCGCACAGCATCCGCAGGGTGGTGGTCTTGCCCGAGCCGTTGGGACCGAGGAAGCCGGTGATCTTGCCGCGCCCGACCTGGATCGCCAGGTCCTGGACCACGTGGCGCGGACCGAACGACTTGTTCAGCCCCCGGACATCGACGGCCAGGTCGGTCATGGGCCGCCCACCTTGGACATGTCCTCCAGCGGGACGATGTCCACCGGCTGTCCGGGCGCCAAGGCCGGACCGGTCTCCGGCCGCGCCTCGACCAGGAACACCAGCCGCTGGCGGGCCTCGCGGCTGTAGATCACCGGCGGGGTGAACTCCGACCGGGGGCTGACATAGTTGATCCGCGCCGCGCGCTCGGCGCCGCAGCCGTCGCAAGAGAAGCGGATGGCCGCGCCGACCCGATACCGCGCCACCTCGGCCTCGGGGACGAAGAACCGCAGCCGAACGCGGTCATCGGACAGCAAGGCCACCACGGGCTGGTTGGCGGCGGCCCATTCGCCGGGCTGGTAGAAGACGTCCTGCACTCGCGCCGCGACCGGAGCCTTGGGGCTGATCTGGTCCAGCCGCGACTGGGCGGCGACCAGAGCCTCCTGGGCCGAGGCGACGGAGGCTCGCGCGGCGTTCACCGCGTCCGGCCGCGCGCCCAGCGTCCCGACATCCTTGCGCCGCGCCACGGCGGCGGCGGTGGCGCGGGCGGCGTCCAGCGCGGCCTTGACCTGATCCAGCCGGGCCGGGGCGTAGATGCCCTTGGCCACCAGCGGCGCGATGCGGCCATAGTCGGCCTCCGCCTGGCGGACCTGAGCCTCGGCCGCGGCGCGCTCGGCGTCATAGACGGCCAGTTCCTGCGGGCGCTGGCCCTTCTCGGCGTCGCTCAGCTGGGCCTGCGCGACCGCCACCTGGGCGGCGGCCTGGTCGCGGGCGGCGGTCAGCTGGGCGGCGTCCAGGGCGAAGAGCGGCTGGCCCGCCTTGACCCGGTCGCCGCGCTGGACGGCCACGGCGCTGACCAGGCCCGCGTTCGCGGCGCCGACATACAGCGT contains the following coding sequences:
- a CDS encoding ABC transporter permease — its product is MSARGGGGRGLSGARILAVLIKEFIQLTRDRLTYAMILVMPIVQLLLFGYAINNDPRNLPTAVLVQDQGPMARSTLSALVNSGYFEIVRTATSPQELDAAVASGQVQFALTIPAGFTRRVVRGDDAQILVEADASDPVATGGAIAALASLPRTALSRDLVGAVASKSQGGLGGDPFEVVIHRRYNPEAITAYNIVPGLLGVILSMTLVMMTALGVTREYERGTMESLLATPARPVEVMIGKLTPYVAVGVIQTVVILVLAKALFAVPMAGGWLALALGVLLFIVGSLALGFLISTVARTQLQAMQMSFFYIMPSILLSGFMFPFRGMPAWAQALGSVIPVTHFLRVVRGALLKGLDAAQLWPSLSALGLFVVVIAGLAMARYRTTLD
- a CDS encoding ABC transporter ATP-binding protein translates to MTDLAVDVRGLNKSFGPRHVVQDLAIQVGRGKITGFLGPNGSGKTTTLRMLCGLLTPDSGEGEVLGLDFRQDAEAVKRQTGYMTQKFSLYEDLSIEENLDFVARVHELDGRRQRVKDSLDRLGLTARKKQLAGSLSGGWKQRLALAAAILHGPRLLLLDEPTAGVDPKARREFWDEIHALSAEGLTVMVSTHYMDEAERCHDIAYIAYGKLMARGTADEVIAGSGLVTFRAEGQTGDGLGADRLAQDLAKAPGVLMAAPFGAALHVSGTDRAALEAAIAPYRKPPLEWTEVQPTLEDVFIRLMDQSSDNFQ
- a CDS encoding HlyD family secretion protein, yielding MTPASHPPFGRIVAVVAGIGLAGFLGWRLLGPDAHRPHGLSGYVEGETLYVGAANAGLVSAVAVQRGDRVKAGQPLFALDAAQLTAARDQAAAQVAVAQAQLSDAEKGQRPQELAVYDAERAAAEAQVRQAEADYGRIAPLVAKGIYAPARLDQVKAALDAARATAAAVARRKDVGTLGARPDAVNAARASVASAQEALVAAQSRLDQISPKAPVAARVQDVFYQPGEWAAANQPVVALLSDDRVRLRFFVPEAEVARYRVGAAIRFSCDGCGAERAARINYVSPRSEFTPPVIYSREARQRLVFLVEARPETGPALAPGQPVDIVPLEDMSKVGGP
- a CDS encoding OmpA family protein, which translates into the protein MKLNLLAGAALVAVFAASGVSAQETGWYGAVDLGYHWPQALGSQSSQTLPDGEFAHWSWKSEKDWTGFVRLGYQFNPHVRAEVEGGYRPGDLVSVRGPAVRSPIGLCTPGVSRTPAAPTCGSPSGSIDAWTLMANVIYDFAPDAWLNPFVGVGVGINRLDVKALGQFSNVPTVAAFPPASGLTNPAIQNLTVDDDDVAFAYQGLAGASIKATDKLKIDVTYRYITGAQHNWSSTGSNFIQPGAFKGQYKDQSLTVGLRYSFASPPPPPPPPPPPPPPPPPPPPPPPPPPPPPPPQYEAREFIVYFPFDQSVLTTEAQSVVSEAAKYSNDGHATKIVVVGHTDTSGSPKYNAKLSERRAKAVADALVSQGVPAAVLGVDWKGESAPAVATGDGVKEPLNRRSTISINF